A window of the Comamonas sp. Y33R10-2 genome harbors these coding sequences:
- a CDS encoding DUF4390 domain-containing protein, which yields MLLCANLNQAHADTAPPDISSMQVFRTDEGVFVSANLQFELPGQVEDALRQGIPMYFVADAVVQRERWYWSDEQLGAATRYFRITHQPLTRRWRLHISSTSFTSSGSGLALGQTYEQLEDAVAAIQRIYRWKILEPAQLSASSGASVQLRFRVDISSLPRPLQIGALGRSGWNLQLSRTQILEAAP from the coding sequence ATGCTGCTATGCGCTAACCTAAATCAGGCGCATGCCGATACGGCGCCCCCAGATATCAGCTCGATGCAGGTTTTCCGCACGGATGAAGGCGTCTTTGTCTCTGCCAACTTGCAGTTTGAGTTACCCGGCCAAGTCGAAGATGCCCTGCGCCAAGGCATACCCATGTATTTTGTCGCTGATGCCGTGGTGCAGCGTGAGCGCTGGTATTGGTCTGATGAGCAACTGGGCGCGGCCACAAGGTATTTCCGCATCACGCATCAGCCGCTCACGCGCCGCTGGCGCTTGCATATTTCAAGCACCTCATTTACCAGTTCGGGTTCGGGATTGGCGCTGGGCCAGACCTATGAACAATTAGAAGACGCTGTGGCTGCCATTCAGCGCATTTACCGGTGGAAGATTTTGGAGCCTGCACAACTGAGTGCTAGCTCGGGCGCTTCGGTGCAACTGCGCTTTCGTGTTGATATTTCTTCTTTGCCAAGGCCTTTGCAGATTGGTGCCTTAGGCCGATCAGGCTGGAACTTGCAGCTCTCGCGCACGCAGATATTGGAGGCTGCGCCCTGA
- a CDS encoding ATP-binding protein has protein sequence MVEFQHLDVEGSSAASMGRWSRTTRWAVVLGGVLMAVVGILLLFLLTMATNNRLAYERNYNWLFAANVVVAGLLVLVLLWGGLRLVLRLKRGRFGSRLLLKLAGIFMLVGLLPGLLIYVVSYQFVSRSIESWFDVKVEGALSAGVSLASSTLDTVANDMANNTRTAGMQLSQTSDAGAALMLERIRDQIGATDVVLWNASGKAIASAGQSQFSLAPERPSPQQLRSLREQSGQRAVASIEGLDDAADVPADKAQISAQVRTLVLVPRSTVNLLDETRYLQALIPLPEALVVNALAVQAANREYQERALARVGLQRMYIGTLTLALFLAVFGAVVLAVVLGNQLAKPLLLLAQGMRDVARGDLRPKPALQTHDEIGGLTRSFAAMTQQLSDARSDANRNLFQLEAARSNLQTILDNLTSGVIVLDKNWHIVLSNPGATRILRAPMAVFQGKRLGDVSGLQDFARVVQVQFDIFLGDASGEQGRDRWQQVYELDGGSGHGDVEQNSTSLVMRGAELPENQRLLVFDDISEIVSAQRAQAWGEVARRVAHEIKNPLTPIQLSAERMAMKLTDKLQPTEQALLTKSVKTIVDQVAAMKRLVDEFRDYARLPAANLQALDLNALVTDVLQLYGEENAAVRVDVFLDETCPLIQGDSQQLRQVIHNLLQNAQDATAQRAQETGQTPGSVTIETRWNESAQRVRLSISDSGTGFAPNILKKAFEPYVTTKARGTGLGLAVVKKIADEHGARVDLGNREEDGVVQGARVSLSFVPNDRMEAAA, from the coding sequence ATGGTTGAGTTTCAGCATTTGGACGTCGAAGGCAGCAGCGCCGCATCGATGGGGCGCTGGTCACGCACAACACGCTGGGCTGTGGTGCTGGGCGGGGTTTTGATGGCCGTTGTCGGCATCTTGCTGCTGTTCTTGCTGACCATGGCAACCAACAATCGCTTGGCTTACGAGCGCAATTACAACTGGTTGTTTGCTGCCAATGTGGTGGTGGCCGGGTTGCTGGTGCTGGTGCTACTTTGGGGTGGCCTGCGACTGGTACTGCGGCTTAAGCGTGGGCGCTTTGGCAGCAGGCTGCTGCTTAAGTTGGCGGGTATTTTCATGCTGGTGGGTTTGCTGCCGGGCTTGCTGATTTATGTGGTGTCGTATCAGTTCGTCTCCCGCTCCATCGAGAGCTGGTTTGACGTCAAAGTTGAAGGTGCGTTGTCTGCGGGCGTGAGTCTTGCCAGTTCCACATTGGATACGGTAGCCAATGACATGGCTAATAACACCCGCACCGCGGGTATGCAGCTTTCCCAAACCTCAGATGCCGGCGCAGCCTTAATGCTGGAGCGCATTCGTGACCAAATTGGTGCGACAGATGTGGTGCTCTGGAATGCATCAGGCAAAGCCATTGCCAGTGCTGGGCAGTCGCAATTTAGCTTGGCACCCGAGCGCCCAAGTCCACAGCAATTGCGCAGCCTGCGTGAGCAAAGCGGCCAGCGTGCAGTTGCTAGCATTGAAGGCTTGGACGATGCTGCAGATGTGCCAGCAGATAAAGCGCAAATCAGCGCTCAAGTCCGTACGCTGGTCTTGGTGCCCCGCTCCACAGTCAATCTTCTGGATGAAACGCGCTATTTGCAGGCTTTGATACCCTTGCCTGAGGCATTGGTTGTGAATGCTTTGGCCGTTCAAGCGGCGAATCGTGAGTATCAAGAGCGAGCGCTTGCTCGCGTGGGTTTGCAGCGCATGTATATCGGCACACTCACGCTGGCGCTGTTCCTTGCCGTATTTGGGGCCGTGGTGCTGGCCGTGGTGCTGGGTAATCAGTTGGCCAAGCCTTTGCTGCTACTGGCCCAAGGTATGCGCGATGTGGCGCGTGGTGATTTGCGCCCTAAACCCGCGCTTCAAACTCACGATGAGATTGGCGGCCTGACGCGCTCTTTTGCCGCCATGACGCAGCAACTGTCGGATGCGCGCTCTGATGCCAATCGTAATCTTTTTCAGCTTGAAGCCGCACGAAGCAATCTGCAGACCATTTTGGACAACCTCACGTCGGGCGTCATCGTGCTCGATAAAAACTGGCACATCGTGCTGAGCAACCCCGGCGCCACGCGAATTTTGCGCGCACCTATGGCTGTGTTTCAGGGCAAGCGCTTAGGCGACGTCTCTGGGCTGCAAGACTTTGCCCGCGTGGTGCAGGTGCAGTTTGATATCTTTTTGGGTGATGCTTCTGGAGAGCAAGGCCGCGATCGCTGGCAGCAGGTCTATGAGCTTGATGGCGGTAGCGGTCATGGTGATGTAGAGCAAAACAGCACCAGTCTGGTCATGCGCGGAGCAGAGCTGCCTGAAAACCAGCGCCTGCTGGTGTTTGACGATATTTCTGAGATTGTCTCCGCCCAGCGTGCGCAGGCTTGGGGTGAAGTGGCTCGCCGTGTGGCCCATGAAATCAAGAACCCGTTGACTCCTATTCAGCTGTCTGCAGAGCGCATGGCCATGAAGCTCACAGACAAGCTCCAGCCCACAGAGCAGGCCTTGCTGACCAAGTCGGTCAAAACCATCGTCGATCAGGTCGCTGCCATGAAGCGCCTCGTCGATGAATTTCGCGACTATGCACGTTTGCCCGCCGCCAATCTTCAAGCCCTCGATTTGAATGCGTTGGTGACAGATGTCTTGCAGCTTTATGGCGAAGAGAATGCCGCCGTGCGCGTAGACGTCTTTTTGGACGAGACTTGCCCATTAATTCAAGGCGACAGCCAGCAATTGCGCCAAGTCATCCACAATCTTTTGCAAAATGCACAAGACGCGACGGCACAGAGAGCCCAAGAAACAGGGCAGACTCCCGGCTCAGTCACAATTGAGACGCGCTGGAACGAGAGCGCTCAACGCGTGCGCTTGAGCATCAGCGACAGTGGCACAGGTTTTGCTCCTAATATTTTGAAAAAAGCATTTGAGCCCTATGTCACTACCAAAGCTCGGGGAACGGGTCTTGGCTTGGCCGTCGTCAAGAAAATTGCAGATGAGCACGGCGCAAGAGTAGACCTGGGTAACCGTGAAGAAGACGGGGTAGTGCAAGGCGCGCGAGTGTCGCTATCATTTGTACCCAACGATCGTATGGAGGCGGCAGCTTGA
- a CDS encoding response regulator: MANILVVDDELGIRDLLSEILNDEGHSVDVAENATQARIARASNNYDLVLLDIWMPDTDGVTLLKEWAGAGQLTMPVIMMSGHATIETAVEATRIGALSFLEKPITMQKLLKAVEQGLARSTANQNAEAASAASNGVAASAAVSITAKAAEDNLPNSHQGFDLDRPLREARDGFEKAYFEFHLAREGGSMTRVAEKTGLERTHLYRKLRQLGVDLGRNRRG; this comes from the coding sequence ATGGCAAACATACTGGTGGTCGACGACGAACTGGGGATCCGGGATTTGTTGTCGGAAATCCTCAACGACGAAGGTCATAGTGTGGACGTGGCAGAAAACGCCACGCAGGCACGCATTGCTAGAGCAAGCAATAACTACGATCTGGTTTTGCTTGATATCTGGATGCCCGACACGGACGGCGTCACCTTGTTGAAAGAGTGGGCGGGCGCAGGCCAGCTCACGATGCCCGTCATCATGATGAGTGGCCACGCCACCATCGAAACAGCCGTTGAAGCAACGCGCATCGGCGCACTCTCCTTCCTCGAAAAGCCCATCACCATGCAAAAGCTGCTCAAAGCAGTGGAGCAGGGCTTGGCGCGCAGCACGGCAAACCAAAATGCAGAGGCTGCGTCTGCAGCCAGCAACGGGGTGGCTGCTTCGGCAGCAGTCAGCATTACTGCCAAGGCCGCCGAAGATAATTTGCCGAACTCTCACCAAGGCTTTGATCTAGACCGCCCGCTGCGCGAAGCACGTGATGGTTTTGAAAAAGCGTACTTTGAATTTCACTTGGCGCGCGAGGGCGGCTCTATGACTCGAGTGGCCGAGAAGACGGGTCTTGAGCGCACCCACCTTTATCGCAAGCTGAGACAGCTGGGCGTAGACCTAGGGCGTAACCGCCGCGGATAA
- a CDS encoding site-specific integrase translates to MAQPVKTSSGIYQLRRKVPKELVVVLGREYKKTLNTRDPSEAKERFAEEWGNSERAFALARAQVQGAEVLNARDIQQLAARWFRGEQARLEASGAFDTMLVPSQTVGWGVGEHSEAHLERVTIQTALDDGYLDEVDLDRIADSSVSEALKEHHIRGLGTPEVKERLRTAFREHWIRLSDFAERRYEGDWLAQTQVLEHEPLSIEQSRKPLEQKPRLLDLFTTYSEEKLLNDGDTPGVRKTLTTFKAASKQFIELCGDLTLEQIDRAKIKEYRALLVQLPVKGNGIRGLSALRQIELADSKDLPRISAATVRNKLRALSAVLSHGVLAGRITENPVIAGGTGRAAAKRAESRSSTSQVKHYSQEELRRIFSSPIFTSGWEPPRANFGGAWSWMPLLMYYTGARREELAQLAAKDVLMHGELPCLNILSSPEDDAGRSVKTAGSRRVIPIHPDLVKRGFLEYALSMSKNGQLFPLLERDAAGFYGANFGKRWAEYLRKVVALKSSASPSHGFRHTFKTLCREAEIAEDVHDAITGHAGGNSVARDYGTMPLERMAKELHKFPAIDDILERG, encoded by the coding sequence ATGGCGCAGCCCGTCAAGACCTCAAGTGGTATCTATCAACTACGTCGCAAAGTTCCAAAAGAGCTAGTGGTTGTGTTGGGGCGGGAGTACAAGAAGACCTTGAACACCCGTGATCCAAGCGAGGCAAAGGAGAGATTTGCTGAGGAGTGGGGCAACTCAGAAAGAGCGTTTGCTTTGGCGCGTGCCCAAGTGCAGGGTGCAGAGGTGCTTAACGCCCGGGATATACAACAATTAGCAGCACGGTGGTTTAGGGGTGAGCAAGCAAGGCTGGAAGCGAGTGGGGCGTTTGATACCATGCTTGTACCCAGTCAGACGGTAGGATGGGGAGTGGGTGAGCATAGTGAAGCCCATCTCGAACGTGTAACCATTCAAACAGCCCTAGATGACGGCTATTTAGACGAAGTCGACCTAGATCGCATAGCCGACTCAAGCGTTAGCGAAGCACTCAAAGAGCATCACATTCGGGGACTAGGGACGCCGGAAGTCAAAGAGCGTTTGAGGACAGCCTTTCGTGAGCATTGGATTCGTCTGTCTGACTTCGCTGAGCGTCGATATGAAGGAGACTGGCTGGCTCAGACTCAGGTTTTAGAACATGAACCTTTGTCCATAGAGCAGAGCCGTAAGCCCTTGGAGCAGAAGCCGCGTTTACTCGACTTGTTCACAACGTACAGTGAAGAGAAGCTTCTCAATGATGGTGACACGCCAGGTGTTCGCAAGACGTTGACAACATTCAAGGCTGCTTCTAAGCAGTTCATTGAGTTGTGCGGTGATCTGACTCTGGAGCAGATTGATAGGGCTAAGATCAAAGAGTACAGAGCATTGCTGGTGCAGCTTCCCGTTAAGGGAAATGGTATCCGAGGGCTGTCTGCATTGCGGCAAATTGAGTTGGCCGACAGCAAAGACTTGCCCCGGATTTCTGCTGCTACTGTGCGCAATAAGTTGCGTGCATTGTCGGCGGTGCTGAGCCATGGAGTCCTTGCGGGAAGGATTACAGAGAACCCTGTAATCGCTGGCGGCACGGGGCGTGCAGCGGCAAAGAGGGCTGAAAGTCGATCTAGCACCTCGCAGGTAAAACACTATTCACAAGAAGAACTGAGGCGGATTTTTAGCAGCCCAATCTTCACAAGCGGATGGGAGCCTCCGCGTGCGAATTTTGGCGGAGCTTGGTCTTGGATGCCCCTGCTGATGTACTACACCGGAGCGCGGCGTGAGGAGCTGGCGCAGCTTGCGGCGAAAGATGTATTGATGCATGGCGAGCTGCCTTGTTTGAACATTCTTTCATCACCAGAGGACGATGCAGGCAGGAGTGTTAAGACAGCAGGAAGTCGGCGGGTGATACCCATCCATCCCGATTTAGTTAAGCGTGGCTTTCTTGAGTACGCGCTCAGCATGTCCAAGAATGGACAACTCTTCCCACTACTTGAGCGAGATGCTGCGGGCTTCTATGGGGCTAACTTTGGCAAACGATGGGCCGAGTACTTGCGAAAGGTAGTTGCGTTGAAGAGCAGCGCCAGCCCTTCGCATGGGTTCCGCCATACCTTTAAGACGTTATGCCGAGAGGCTGAAATTGCTGAGGATGTGCATGATGCAATTACAGGCCATGCAGGTGGTAACTCAGTGGCTAGAGATTACGGAACGATGCCATTAGAGCGTATGGCAAAAGAGTTGCATAAGTTTCCTGCTATTGATGACATCCTAGAAAGAGGATAG
- the recC gene encoding exodeoxyribonuclease V subunit gamma, with translation MAAQQQSANHWKPGLIALHGNQTEALADTVLAWLAAHPLQALEPEIVLVQSNGMAEWFKMRMAQEQGVCAAAQVELPARFMWRSYRQILGKHEVPRESPLDKTPMIWRLMRLLPLCLEELEFAPIANFLRPGEPQRLLQLAEKLADLFDQYQIYRADWLAAWEQGDNVLRTPGRPDVLVPEGQMWQPLLWRKVLAELDEGERAATRPALLARILEALQSGQPPVTPLARRVVVFGMSQMPLSLMQFLSGIAQHSQVLIAVPNPCRFHWADAIDGRELLRQQRRRHANKGGQDLAQISLEAMHAHAHPLLAAWGRQSRDYVRQLDAFDTTSDTAAQWNWSRVDVYDEADANDLADAPLLVQVQQRIRDLVPIAEHPPLHIAQADQSIVFHQTHGLVRELEVLHDQLLHWLAQPAAPGQSALVPRDVVVMLPSIEEAAPAIRAVFGQYGRHDARHIPFDIADVGARASSPLVTALQWLLKLPQQRCRLSELCDLLDVPAVAARVGLAADDLPQLTHWMAGAGIRWGLNHAQRAQLGLAACGDPNSAWFGLRRMLLGYASGPALGMDGEAGVQTFAGMEPYDEVGGLSAELAGSLASLLARMLQWWQVAGDAAAPDVWAQRFRALLDDFFVAQTDEDEALVAALDTALVSWQTACEQAEFDAAIPLEVAQEAWLQALSEPALNQRFRAGGVTFCTLMPMRAIPFEVVCLLGMNDGDYPRRAMRVDFDLMAQPGQQRPGDRARRDDDRQLMLDALLSARRRLYISWAGRHVRDNSEQPPSVLVSQLRDYLAQGWQGEGGGDLLAQRTQQHPLQPFSRRYFEQASGLSTFAREWHGAHAHSAARAVPAVAAFEPDPEVPLTLARLTDFLRNPARSFLRNRLLVRFEQEDEVVEDDELFSVDGLTAYSLIAQLQQGVRTQLSQSTALDVTAQVRRQVQRLGRAGVLPLAGLGQREADALQAQTTPSLLAWQQKMQQWPKAAPRERLRLEQGVLVLDDWMDGLQERQADVASADSEMYARCWLALEPRTLLNKKGELQAAKLLPVYVRSLALSASGHDTLMCVVARDVIVWAQPLEVDEARNRLLALMNLWLQGQNEPLPLPLKSAMEAGKDELLAATQAYEGGYMMTGECQDPSWARCYPGWQELTADLRFHGLAKSTYGPLHEWLKNHVQMEALLPADTTEQEGEQA, from the coding sequence GTGGCAGCACAGCAGCAATCGGCAAATCACTGGAAACCGGGTTTGATCGCCCTGCATGGCAACCAAACTGAGGCATTGGCCGATACCGTGCTGGCCTGGCTGGCCGCCCACCCGCTGCAGGCGCTGGAGCCTGAAATCGTGCTGGTGCAAAGCAACGGCATGGCCGAGTGGTTCAAGATGCGCATGGCCCAAGAGCAGGGCGTGTGCGCTGCTGCGCAGGTGGAGTTGCCCGCACGCTTTATGTGGCGTAGTTATCGGCAGATTTTGGGTAAGCACGAAGTACCCCGCGAATCGCCGCTGGACAAAACGCCCATGATCTGGCGGCTGATGCGCCTGCTGCCACTGTGTTTGGAAGAGCTTGAGTTCGCTCCAATCGCCAATTTTCTGCGCCCCGGCGAGCCGCAGCGCCTGCTGCAACTGGCCGAAAAACTGGCCGACCTGTTTGACCAGTACCAGATTTACCGCGCCGACTGGCTGGCCGCCTGGGAGCAGGGCGACAACGTGCTGCGCACCCCCGGCCGCCCCGATGTACTTGTGCCAGAAGGCCAGATGTGGCAGCCCCTGCTGTGGCGCAAGGTGCTGGCCGAGCTCGATGAGGGCGAGCGCGCCGCCACCCGCCCGGCTTTGCTGGCGCGGATTTTGGAGGCACTGCAAAGCGGCCAGCCGCCGGTCACGCCGCTGGCGCGCCGGGTGGTGGTGTTTGGCATGAGCCAGATGCCGCTGTCGCTGATGCAATTTTTGAGCGGCATTGCCCAGCACAGTCAGGTGCTGATTGCCGTGCCCAACCCCTGCCGTTTTCACTGGGCCGATGCGATTGACGGACGCGAGCTGCTGCGCCAGCAGCGCCGCCGCCATGCCAATAAGGGTGGGCAAGACTTGGCGCAAATTTCGCTCGAAGCCATGCACGCCCACGCCCACCCGCTGCTGGCCGCATGGGGTCGCCAAAGCCGCGACTATGTGCGCCAGCTGGATGCCTTTGACACCACCAGCGACACCGCCGCGCAATGGAACTGGTCGCGCGTGGATGTGTATGACGAGGCCGATGCGAATGATCTGGCCGATGCACCGCTGCTGGTACAGGTCCAGCAGCGCATCCGCGATCTGGTGCCGATAGCCGAGCACCCGCCGCTGCACATTGCACAGGCCGACCAGTCCATCGTCTTTCACCAGACCCACGGTCTGGTGCGCGAGCTGGAAGTGCTGCACGACCAATTGCTGCACTGGCTGGCCCAGCCCGCCGCGCCGGGGCAGTCCGCGCTGGTACCGCGCGATGTGGTGGTCATGCTGCCCTCGATTGAAGAGGCCGCACCCGCTATTCGCGCCGTGTTTGGCCAGTACGGTCGCCACGATGCGCGCCATATTCCGTTTGACATTGCCGACGTGGGCGCACGCGCCAGCAGCCCGCTGGTGACAGCGCTGCAATGGCTGCTGAAGCTGCCCCAGCAGCGCTGCCGCTTGAGTGAGCTGTGCGACTTGCTGGACGTGCCCGCCGTGGCTGCCCGCGTGGGCTTGGCGGCTGACGACCTGCCTCAGCTCACGCACTGGATGGCGGGTGCGGGCATTCGCTGGGGGCTTAATCACGCGCAGCGCGCACAGCTGGGTCTGGCGGCTTGCGGTGACCCCAACAGCGCTTGGTTTGGCCTGCGTCGCATGCTGTTGGGTTACGCCAGCGGCCCAGCGCTTGGTATGGATGGTGAAGCCGGCGTGCAGACCTTTGCAGGTATGGAACCGTATGACGAAGTGGGCGGCCTGAGCGCTGAATTAGCGGGTTCGTTAGCAAGCTTGCTGGCGCGCATGCTGCAGTGGTGGCAAGTGGCAGGCGATGCCGCAGCGCCGGATGTGTGGGCGCAGCGCTTTCGTGCGCTGCTCGATGATTTCTTTGTCGCGCAGACCGATGAGGATGAAGCGCTGGTGGCCGCGCTGGATACGGCCTTGGTCAGCTGGCAAACGGCCTGCGAGCAAGCCGAGTTTGATGCAGCCATTCCGCTGGAAGTAGCGCAAGAAGCGTGGTTACAGGCATTGTCAGAGCCCGCACTCAACCAGCGTTTTCGCGCTGGCGGGGTGACGTTTTGCACGCTGATGCCCATGCGCGCCATTCCGTTCGAAGTGGTTTGCCTGCTGGGCATGAACGACGGTGACTACCCGCGCCGCGCCATGCGAGTGGACTTTGACCTGATGGCGCAACCCGGCCAGCAGCGCCCCGGCGATCGCGCCCGCCGTGATGATGATCGTCAGCTGATGCTTGATGCGCTGCTGTCCGCCCGCCGTCGGCTCTACATCAGCTGGGCAGGTCGCCATGTGCGTGACAACAGCGAGCAGCCGCCTTCGGTGCTGGTCTCGCAGCTGCGCGACTATCTGGCGCAGGGTTGGCAGGGTGAAGGCGGTGGTGATTTGCTCGCACAGCGCACCCAGCAGCACCCGCTGCAGCCTTTTAGTCGGCGCTATTTTGAGCAAGCTTCGGGCCTCTCCACCTTCGCCCGCGAATGGCATGGCGCCCATGCGCACAGCGCGGCGCGGGCCGTGCCTGCTGTGGCTGCGTTCGAGCCCGACCCCGAAGTGCCGCTGACACTGGCGCGGCTCACGGATTTTTTGCGCAACCCTGCCCGCAGCTTTTTGCGCAATCGCTTGCTGGTGCGCTTTGAGCAAGAGGACGAGGTGGTGGAAGACGATGAGCTGTTCAGTGTCGATGGTCTGACGGCTTACAGTTTGATTGCGCAACTGCAGCAGGGTGTGCGCACGCAGCTGAGCCAAAGTACGGCGCTTGATGTCACTGCGCAAGTACGCCGGCAAGTGCAGCGCTTGGGCCGAGCTGGCGTGCTGCCGTTGGCGGGGCTGGGTCAGCGTGAGGCGGATGCCTTGCAAGCCCAAACCACGCCATCGCTGCTGGCTTGGCAGCAAAAAATGCAGCAGTGGCCAAAGGCCGCGCCGCGAGAACGTTTGAGGCTGGAGCAAGGCGTTCTGGTGCTCGATGACTGGATGGATGGCCTGCAAGAGCGCCAAGCAGACGTGGCCAGTGCCGATAGTGAAATGTACGCCCGCTGCTGGCTGGCGCTGGAGCCGCGCACGCTGTTAAACAAAAAAGGCGAACTGCAGGCCGCCAAGCTGCTGCCCGTGTATGTGCGTAGCCTGGCGCTATCAGCCTCTGGCCATGACACCTTGATGTGTGTTGTTGCTCGCGATGTCATCGTCTGGGCGCAGCCGCTGGAAGTGGATGAGGCGCGCAATCGTTTGTTGGCATTGATGAACTTGTGGCTGCAAGGCCAGAACGAGCCGCTGCCGCTGCCCTTAAAAAGCGCTATGGAGGCGGGCAAGGACGAATTGCTGGCAGCCACACAAGCCTATGAAGGTGGTTACATGATGACCGGCGAATGCCAAGACCCCAGCTGGGCGCGCTGCTACCCGGGCTGGCAAGAGTTGACGGCAGATTTGCGTTTTCATGGGCTGGCCAAATCCACTTATGGCCCGCTGCATGAATGGTTGAAGAACCACGTACAGATGGAGGCATTGCTGCCCGCTGATACGACTGAACAAGAAGGAGAGCAGGCATGA